In the genome of Bordetella avium, the window CGCCGCCCAGGAGGGCGTAAAGCCAGGAGAAGGCCGGATGAAAGAGCGCCAGGCCGGAGAGGGCGAGCAAAATGAAGGTGATGACGATCACCCAATGGTTGCTGCGCTCGCCAGCCGTGTAGCGCTGGATCTTCCTGGGGTGATGGGGATCAGCCATGACGGGCCTCCTCTTCAGCCTTGCGTTCGTCTTCTTCGTGGGTTTCGTTGGGACCAACCCGGATGTAATGGAAGAAACCGGCCAGCGCGGTCAGCGCCATCGCGGCCACGCCCAGGGGCTTGGCGATGCCCTTCCAGAATGAGACCATGGGGCTGATCTTCGGGTCTGCTGGCAAGCCATGATAGAGCTGCGGTTGGTCGGCATGGTGCAGCACATACATGACGTGCGTGCCGCCCACCCCCTGCGGATCGTAGAGCCCCGCATGCTCGAAACCGCGTGACTTGAGGTCTTCGATCCGCTCGGCCGCCTGCTGCTTCATGTCTTCCTTGGTGCCGAACTCGATAGCGCCGGTGGGACAGGTTTTCACACAGGCAGGCTCCTGGCCGACCGCCACGCGATCCGAACACAGCGTGCACTTATAGGCCTTGTGGTCTTTCTGCGAGATGCGCGGCACGTTGAACGGACAGCCGGTGATGCAGTAGCCGCAGCCAATACAGTTTTCTTCGTGAAAATCCACGATGCCGTTGTTGTATTGGATGATGGCGCCTGGCGAGGGGCAGGCCTTCAGGCAGCCGGGGTCCTCGCAGTGCATGCAGCCGTCCTTGCGGATCAGCCACTCCAGATCGCCTTTTTCGTTCTCGTATTCCGAGAACCGCATGACGGTCCAGGAGTGCTCGGTGAGGTCGGCCGGGTTGTCATAGACCCCCACGTTGACGCCGACCTCATCGCGCAGGTCGTTCCATTCCATGCAGGCGACCTGGCAGGCTTTACAGCCTATGCACTTGGAGACGTCGATCAGCTTGGCCACGCTGCCGGTCGAGGGCTCGCGCACGCCGGGCGGCGGCGTGGTGGTGGCGGAGCGCCGTTTGATGTCCAGTGATTGCATTGACATATATCGCTCCTATGCCTTCTCGACCTTGACCAGGAAGGACTTGAACTCGGGTGTCTGACTATTGGCGTCACCGACGAAAGGCGTCAGCGTGTTGGTCAGAAAGCCCGGTTTCGTAATCCCCACAAAGCCCCAGTGGATGGGAATACCCACATGGTGCACGGTGCGGCCTTCGATGGTCAGCGCCTTGATGCGCTTGGTGACGAGCGCCACCGCCTTGATGTAGCCCCGGTTGGACGAAACCTTCACACGTGAACCATTCGCTATGCCCAGTTCCTTGGCCAGCGCCTCGCCGATTTCGACGAATTGCTCGGGTTGCAGGATGGCGTTCAGGCGCACGTTCTTGGTCCAGTAATGGAAGTGCTCCGTCAGGCGATAGGTGGTGGCCACATGCGGGAAATTCTCCGTCTTGCCCATGGCCTCCAGGTCCGACTTGAACACGCGCGCGGCCGGATTGCTGACGGCCAGCGGCTGCTTGGGATGCAACGGGTTGTAGCCCAGCGGGTTCTCGAAGGGCTCGTAATGCTCGGGGAAGGGGCCTTCGGCCAAGCCGGCGCGGGCGAAAAAGCGCGCCACACCCTCCGGGTTCATGATGAAGGGCCCCATGCCGCCCGCCGGGTTCTCGTCGGCCTTGAAGTCCGGGATATCGGCGCCGCCCCAGCGCTTGCCATCCCAGGCAATAAGGCTGCGGCGCGGATCGAAGGGCTTGCCTTCCACGTCGCAAGAGGCGCGGTTGTAGAGGATGCGGCGGTTGGCCGGCCAGGCCCAGGCCCAGTTCAGCGTTTGGCCGATGCCGGTCGGATCGCTGTTGTCGCGCCGGGCCATCTGATTGCCGGCCTCGGTCCAGCCGCCCGCGAAGATCCAGCAGCCGCTCAAGGTGCTGCCGTCGTCGCGCAACTCGGCAAATCCGGCGAGCTGCTCGCCTGCCTTACGCGTGACGCGGGACGGGTCCTTGGGATCGGTGAGGTCTTTCAGGGCGCGGCCGCAGTACTCCTTGGCCAGTTCAACGGCCGTGGGGCTTTCCGGATTGGAGTAAGGCCATGACAGGTTGACGATGGGGTCGGGATAGGCCCCGCCTTCCTTGCGGTAAAGCTCACGCATGCGCGTAAAGAGATCAGACATGATCTCAATATCGCTGCGGGCCTCGCCCGGTGGCTCCGCGCCCTTCCAGTGCCATTGCAGCCAGCGGCCCGAGTTCACCAGTGCGCCTTCTTCCTCGGCAAAACAGGTGGTGGGCAGACGGAATACTTCGGTCTGGATCGAGGCGGTGTCGACGTCGTTTTGCTCGCCCACATTACGCCAGAACTCCGAGGTTTCGGTGCTCAGCGGGTCCATGATGACCATGAACTTGAGCTTGGAGAAAGCGGCGGTCAGCTTGGCCTTGTTGGGGGCGGCGGCCAGGGGATTGAAACCCTGGCAGATGTAGCCGTTCACCTTGCCCTGGTTCATCAGCTCATACGTTTGCAGCATGTCGTAGAGCTTGTCCAGCTTGGGCAGGTAATCGTAGGCCCAGTTATTGTCGGCCGTGGCGGCGTCGCCCCACCAGGCCTTCATGAGGCTGACGTGGAACTTCTTGTAATTCTGCCAATAGCTCAATTGATTGGGACGCAGGGGCTTTTGCGCGCGCACATCGATGTACTTGCCGAAGTCCTGCTCGCCCTCGCTGGGCAGCGTCATATAACCCGGCAAGAGGTTGGACATCAGCCCCAGATCGGTCAGGCCCTGGATGTTGGAGTGACCGCGCAAGGCGTTCATGCCGCCGCCGGCCACGCCGATATTGCCCAGCAGCAGTTGCAGCATCGCGCCGGTACGGATGATTTGCGAGCCGATGGAATGCTGCGTCCAGCCCAGCGCGTAGAGAATGGTTGTCGCGCGGTCAGGGGTGGCTGTCGAAGCTAGCGTTTCGCAAACATACAGGAACTTGTCTTGCGGCGTGCCACAGACGCGCTCGACCAATTCCGGTGTGTAGCGCGCGTAATGTTTCTTGAGCAGCTGATAGACCGAACGCGGGTGTTGCAGCGTCGGGTCGGTTTTGACGTAGCCGTCCTCGCCCCGTTCGTAGTCCCAGGACGCCTTGTCATAGCTGCGCTTCTCGGGGTTGTAGCCCGAGTAGATGCCGTCATTGAAGGCGAAATCCTCGCGGACGATGAACGAGAAGTCGGTGTAATTACGCACGTACTCGTGCTGGATTTTGTCGTTTTCCAGCAGGTAGTGGATGACGCCGCCCAAAAAGACGATGTCGCTTCCGGTGCGTATGGGCGCGTAGAAATCGGCCACGGATGCCGAGCGCGTAAAGCGCGGGTCCACGACCAGCAGTTTTGCCTTGTTATGCGCTTTTGCTTCCGTGACCCATTTGAACCCGCAAGGGTGGGCCTCGGCGGCATTACCGCCCATGATCAGCACTACATCCGCGTTCTTGATGTCGACCCAATGGTTCGTCATCGCTCCACGGCCAAACGTCGGGGCAAGACCTGCCACCGTCGGGCCGTGTCAGACACGAGCTTGGTTGTCGAAGGGCAGCATTCCCATGCTGCGCACAACTTTATGCGTGATGTAACCGACTTCGTTGCTGCTGGCCGAAGCGGCGAGCATGCCGGTGGTGAGCCAGCGGTTGACGGTCTTGCCGTCGGCCGTTTTCTGGACGAAATTGGCGTCGCGGTCATCCTTCATGAGCTTGGCGATGCGGCTCATCGCTTGATCCCAGGAGATGCGTTCCCACTTGTCCGAACCCGGTGCGCGGTATTCAGGGTATTTGAGGCGGTTGGGGCTATGGATGAAGTCGATCAGCCCAGCCCCTTTGGGACAGAGCGTCCCCCGGTTGACGGGGTGGTCGGCGTCGCCCTCGATGTGGACAATGCTGGCCTTGGCGTTTTTGGCGCCGTCGCCCAGCCCGTACATCAAGATGCCACAGGCAACGGAACAGTAGGGACAGGTGTTGCGCGTTTCTTTCATGCGCGCCAGTTTGTATTGGCGCACCTCGGCCATCGCCGTGCCGGGCGCTGCGCCCAACATGATCAGGCTGGAGCCAGCCAACGTAGACCCTGTCACCTTGAAGAATTGACGGCGATTCATGTGTGTCATGAAGCACTCTCCCTTCTGGGTGGAGGAAAGTGACGCCTCTTTTGTTGCCGTCGCGGCAAATTCCGACTGGCGTCACAGCTTCCGAGAGTATAGGCCCGCACCTTGACCGATATCAATTTCCTGCTGTTCAAGGACGGATATAGATCAAGAAAGCGGCGTATTCACAGATTTTGTCTTGACTGGGCGCTGCTACCATGGTTTTTGTACCGCCCTTCGGTTTTTTTTCGAGAATGGGAGGGATTCACGATCGATTTCTGGAGCGCCTCATGCGCCATCTGCGCCGCTTGACGGCGGCTGTTCTGTCCCTGTCAACGCTTTTCGCTGTGTCGCCCGGCTTCGCCCAGGGGCTGGCCGCGCCTGCGGTATCTCCGGCCGCGGCGGAGCTTCAGCGTGCAGCCGTCGATGCCTATGTTTATCTATACCCTCTGATTTCCATGGATTTGGCGCGGCGTCAGGCCGTGTCGCCCAAAACGGAGGGCCAGCCTGGGCATGCCCAGGTCAATCGCTTCTGGATGCAGCGTGGCGATGCGCCGGGCGGTCTTTGGCCGCATGCCGACATGCTGCGCATGAGCGCCTGGCTGGACTTGAATACCGGTCCGGTGGTGATTTCCCTGCCGCCGACTCAGGGACGGTTCTACAGCTTGACGCTGCATGATCTGTGGGGGGATGCCTTCGCGGTATTAGGCAAGCGCAGCACCGGCACGGGCCGGGGCAATTATGCGGTCGTGCCGCCGGGATGGACGGCGCCATTGCCGCCTGCCATGCAGCGCGTCGAGGCGCCGACCAGCCAGGTCTGGGTGCAGGGGCTGTTGCAGGCGGGTGCCGATAGCGCGGCCCTGCAAGAGGGCTTCATCCTGACGCCTTTGCAGGACTGGAATCGTGGCAGCCAGGCGATGCAGGTCCGGTCAGACCCGGGTCTGGACACGGTGACGCCGGTAGCGCAGCAGATCGCCAAGATGCCGGCCGATGTGTTTTTCACTTATGGCGCCGAGTTGTTGCGCAAGCATCCGCCACGTGTCGGCGATCAAGCCATGCTGGCGCGTTTGCGGCGGGTGGGCATCTTCCCCGGCCAACAGCTCGTTTTCGGCAAGCTCGACAATCCCGTGCAGCAGGCCTTGCGCCGTGCCGCCCGGGAGACACCGGCCTATCTGGATGCGCTCAATGCTGCTGCTGAACGTGGCTGGGTGGCCGAGCGCGAGGCGATGGGGGCCTATGGCAGCGCCTATTTGAAGCGTGCCCGCATGGCGCGTCTGCAACCGGGGGCCGAACTGCCTGAAGAGGTGCTGACCCTGCGTCTGACCACGGATGCCGACGGCTCGCCGGTTCTGCCTGGCTCGCGTTACGTCTTGCGTTTTGAGGCCGATGCGCTGCCGCCGGGCGATGCCTTCTGGACGCTTGCGGCCTATGACGGCCAGGGTCAGCCATTGAGCAATCCCTATCGACGTTACAGCCTGGGTGACCGCGATCCCCTGCATTACAACGCCGACGGTTCGCTGGATCTGTTTTTACAGAGCGAGCCGCCGGGAGAGCTAGACCGGGCCAATTGGCTGCCTTTGTCCGGTGAGGCGGTGAATCTGCTGCTGCGCCTCTACCTGCCGTCGGCCGAGGCGCTGGATGGGCGCTGGAATCCGCCTTTGCTGCGCGTGGTGCCGCCCAGCGGCGTCCGAGAGGACGCACCACCGCAATAGGCGGGGTACGATAGCTGTTTTCGGCCACCTGCCAGACAATTATGGAAGACGCTTTCAGCCACCAGCTTTCGATGACCATCCTGATGACGCCCGATATGGCGAATTTTTCAGGCAATGTGCACGGCGGCACGATTCTCAAATATCTGGATCAGGTGGCCTATGCCTGCGCCAGCCGTTATGCGGGCCAGTATGTCGTGACGCTGTCGGTGGATCAGGTGGTGTTCCGTGAACCCATCCATGTCGGCGAAATGGTGACTTTCCTGGCTTCTGTCAACTTCACGGGCCGCACCTCGATGGAGGTCGGCATCAAGGTGGTGACTGAAGACATCCGGCGCAAGCTGGTGCGGCACACCAACAGTTGTTATTTCACGATGGTGGCGGTGGATGAGCACGGCCAGTCCATCGCCGTGCCTCCCCTGACGCCGGTCACGCTTGAAGAGCGTCAGCGTTTCGAGGCGGCGCGGCAGCGCCGCGCCCTACGTCAGGAAATGGAAAAGCGCCATGACGCCATCAAGAAACAGGCGCACGATCCGAACGCTTAGGCCTGAGTGCCTTGATCATGCGTTTCATGCCTAGCCGCTGCTGGGCCCAGAAACCCCGTCCGTAATCCTGTCCGCCGGCTTCCGGCAATTGGTCGTGAATGCCGGTGGGGCCGTAATCGCCGTCAAAGCGCGCGGAGCGAAACAGGATGTCCCAGATAGGAAACAGGGCGGCGAAGTTGTAGCCGCCGGCCGGCCCTGGCGATGAAGCATCGTAAGCGATGGAATGGTGCTGGCGGTGAAAGCGCGGTCCCACGACGAGGCGCGAGCCCAGCCAGCCGAAGCCGGCGCGCAGATTGGCATGCGACAGGCTTTCGGTGAGCTGGGTGATGGCCACGATGGCGACGAACTGGGCTGGCGGCACACCAATTAATTGCGACACGAGCACGATCACCACGTCGCGCAGCATGTCGTCGAGCAGATGGTTGCGGTTATCGCTCCAGAGGGTCATCTGCCGCTGGCTGTGATGCAGCGAGTGCAGCGCCCAGAGCCAGCTAAAGCGGTGCTGGGCCCGGTGATACAGATAATCGACCAGATCGAAGATCAGCAGATACATCAGCAGGCTGATCCATGGCCCATCGGTCACGCCGGGCCAGATCTGATCGAGCTGAAAGGTCGCCAGCCCCCAGGTGTGCAGACTGCCGAACACGCTGTCCCACAAGGGGTCGATCGTGAAAAAAAGCGCGATGCGGAACAGGCCCAGCCGGTGCACTAGGGTGTAAAGCACATCCACCATTACCTGCTGGCGGTCCCGCACGGCTTCGACCGGGCGCCAGCGCTCCAGGCTGCCAAAGAACACCACCATGATCGCAAGCTGGATCAGGCCCACCAGCAGCCACATCGTGCCGTCATAGGCGTCTTCGATGATGCTGGCCATGCCCAGATGAAAAAGCAGGGGTTGAACGACTGTTTCGAACAGCCATTCCTGACATTGAGAAAACAGTTGGCTGAAGGTATCCATGACAAATCAATGATGCGTGGCGATCCACTCGCGATAGGCGGGATGGGTGTCGAGCGTGGCGAAACAGAAGCCCTTGGCTTTCAGACCTGTGATCAGGGGTTCGAGCACGGCCGGAGCCCAGGGGTCTTGGCGTGACCAGATGCCGAGGTGCGCCAGCAGAATATCGCCGGGCCTGATGCGGCGCAATGCCTGATCCAGCAGGGCTGCATTCGGGTATTTTTCGCTGGGCAGTTCGTCGCCCAGAAAGCCGGCGTCGGCCCAGCCGACGTGCGCATAACCGCAGGTCTTGGCCGCCGCCAGCAGGGCGGGCGAGGTCTTGCCGCCGGGCGCACGGTAAAGCGGCAGCAGGGTTTTGCCGGTCATCTCCTGGAAGCGCTGCGCCGAACGCCGGATCTCGGCGCAATATTGCGCGGCGGTCCAGGTTTGGGTTTTATCCGCATCGGGGCCGGCGCTGGGCCGCACGCGGAACTTGCCTTCGGGCTGGTCCCCGCGCCAATACACGTGGTCGTAAGTGTGAGAGCCGAAGACATGACCTTCGGCGGCTCGGGCTTGCCACCATGGAGCCCATTGCGCATCCAGGCTGCCACCGCCGGCCAGGGTGCGTTCATTGGCCAGAAAAAACGTGGCATGCACGCCCTGGCGCTTGAGTACGTCGGCGATCAGGTCGGCCACGCCCATGTGGCCGGTGTCGAAAGTCAGGTAAACCGGCTTGTCGCACGGGGCGGCCTGGACTTGAGCAGCGAAGGCGGCGGCCAGCAGG includes:
- a CDS encoding polysaccharide deacetylase family protein → MRRRAERLLAAGLLAAAFAAQVQAAPCDKPVYLTFDTGHMGVADLIADVLKRQGVHATFFLANERTLAGGGSLDAQWAPWWQARAAEGHVFGSHTYDHVYWRGDQPEGKFRVRPSAGPDADKTQTWTAAQYCAEIRRSAQRFQEMTGKTLLPLYRAPGGKTSPALLAAAKTCGYAHVGWADAGFLGDELPSEKYPNAALLDQALRRIRPGDILLAHLGIWSRQDPWAPAVLEPLITGLKAKGFCFATLDTHPAYREWIATHH
- a CDS encoding DUF1254 domain-containing protein, with translation MRHLRRLTAAVLSLSTLFAVSPGFAQGLAAPAVSPAAAELQRAAVDAYVYLYPLISMDLARRQAVSPKTEGQPGHAQVNRFWMQRGDAPGGLWPHADMLRMSAWLDLNTGPVVISLPPTQGRFYSLTLHDLWGDAFAVLGKRSTGTGRGNYAVVPPGWTAPLPPAMQRVEAPTSQVWVQGLLQAGADSAALQEGFILTPLQDWNRGSQAMQVRSDPGLDTVTPVAQQIAKMPADVFFTYGAELLRKHPPRVGDQAMLARLRRVGIFPGQQLVFGKLDNPVQQALRRAARETPAYLDALNAAAERGWVAEREAMGAYGSAYLKRARMARLQPGAELPEEVLTLRLTTDADGSPVLPGSRYVLRFEADALPPGDAFWTLAAYDGQGQPLSNPYRRYSLGDRDPLHYNADGSLDLFLQSEPPGELDRANWLPLSGEAVNLLLRLYLPSAEALDGRWNPPLLRVVPPSGVREDAPPQ
- a CDS encoding acyl-CoA thioesterase, translated to MEDAFSHQLSMTILMTPDMANFSGNVHGGTILKYLDQVAYACASRYAGQYVVTLSVDQVVFREPIHVGEMVTFLASVNFTGRTSMEVGIKVVTEDIRRKLVRHTNSCYFTMVAVDEHGQSIAVPPLTPVTLEERQRFEAARQRRALRQEMEKRHDAIKKQAHDPNA
- the fdnG gene encoding formate dehydrogenase-N subunit alpha → MTHMNRRQFFKVTGSTLAGSSLIMLGAAPGTAMAEVRQYKLARMKETRNTCPYCSVACGILMYGLGDGAKNAKASIVHIEGDADHPVNRGTLCPKGAGLIDFIHSPNRLKYPEYRAPGSDKWERISWDQAMSRIAKLMKDDRDANFVQKTADGKTVNRWLTTGMLAASASSNEVGYITHKVVRSMGMLPFDNQARVUHGPTVAGLAPTFGRGAMTNHWVDIKNADVVLIMGGNAAEAHPCGFKWVTEAKAHNKAKLLVVDPRFTRSASVADFYAPIRTGSDIVFLGGVIHYLLENDKIQHEYVRNYTDFSFIVREDFAFNDGIYSGYNPEKRSYDKASWDYERGEDGYVKTDPTLQHPRSVYQLLKKHYARYTPELVERVCGTPQDKFLYVCETLASTATPDRATTILYALGWTQHSIGSQIIRTGAMLQLLLGNIGVAGGGMNALRGHSNIQGLTDLGLMSNLLPGYMTLPSEGEQDFGKYIDVRAQKPLRPNQLSYWQNYKKFHVSLMKAWWGDAATADNNWAYDYLPKLDKLYDMLQTYELMNQGKVNGYICQGFNPLAAAPNKAKLTAAFSKLKFMVIMDPLSTETSEFWRNVGEQNDVDTASIQTEVFRLPTTCFAEEEGALVNSGRWLQWHWKGAEPPGEARSDIEIMSDLFTRMRELYRKEGGAYPDPIVNLSWPYSNPESPTAVELAKEYCGRALKDLTDPKDPSRVTRKAGEQLAGFAELRDDGSTLSGCWIFAGGWTEAGNQMARRDNSDPTGIGQTLNWAWAWPANRRILYNRASCDVEGKPFDPRRSLIAWDGKRWGGADIPDFKADENPAGGMGPFIMNPEGVARFFARAGLAEGPFPEHYEPFENPLGYNPLHPKQPLAVSNPAARVFKSDLEAMGKTENFPHVATTYRLTEHFHYWTKNVRLNAILQPEQFVEIGEALAKELGIANGSRVKVSSNRGYIKAVALVTKRIKALTIEGRTVHHVGIPIHWGFVGITKPGFLTNTLTPFVGDANSQTPEFKSFLVKVEKA
- a CDS encoding sterol desaturase family protein produces the protein MDTFSQLFSQCQEWLFETVVQPLLFHLGMASIIEDAYDGTMWLLVGLIQLAIMVVFFGSLERWRPVEAVRDRQQVMVDVLYTLVHRLGLFRIALFFTIDPLWDSVFGSLHTWGLATFQLDQIWPGVTDGPWISLLMYLLIFDLVDYLYHRAQHRFSWLWALHSLHHSQRQMTLWSDNRNHLLDDMLRDVVIVLVSQLIGVPPAQFVAIVAITQLTESLSHANLRAGFGWLGSRLVVGPRFHRQHHSIAYDASSPGPAGGYNFAALFPIWDILFRSARFDGDYGPTGIHDQLPEAGGQDYGRGFWAQQRLGMKRMIKALRPKRSDRAPVS
- the fdxH gene encoding formate dehydrogenase subunit beta, producing the protein MSMQSLDIKRRSATTTPPPGVREPSTGSVAKLIDVSKCIGCKACQVACMEWNDLRDEVGVNVGVYDNPADLTEHSWTVMRFSEYENEKGDLEWLIRKDGCMHCEDPGCLKACPSPGAIIQYNNGIVDFHEENCIGCGYCITGCPFNVPRISQKDHKAYKCTLCSDRVAVGQEPACVKTCPTGAIEFGTKEDMKQQAAERIEDLKSRGFEHAGLYDPQGVGGTHVMYVLHHADQPQLYHGLPADPKISPMVSFWKGIAKPLGVAAMALTALAGFFHYIRVGPNETHEEDERKAEEEARHG